A window of Brassica napus cultivar Da-Ae unplaced genomic scaffold, Da-Ae ScsIHWf_682;HRSCAF=993, whole genome shotgun sequence genomic DNA:
TATTAATAACACGTCCTTGACTATCAACTACTGATTGGTTGAAATTGAAACCATTTAGGTTGAAAGCCATAGTACTAATACCTAAAGCAGTAAACCAAATACCTACTACCGGCCAAGCCGCTAAGAAGAAATGTAAAGAACGAGAATTGTTGAAACTAGCATATTGGAAGATCAATCGGCCAAAATAACCGTGAGCAGCTACAATGTtgtaagtttcttcttcttgaccgAATCTGTAACCTTCATTAGCAGATTCATTTTCTGTGGTTTCCCTGATCAAACTAGAAGTTACCAAAGAACCATGCATAGCACTAAATAGGGAGCCGCCGAATACACCAGCTACACCTAACATGTGAAATGGGTGCATAAGAATGTTGTGCTCAGCCTGGAATACAATCATAAAGTTGAAAGTACCAGAGATTCCTAGAGGCATACCATCAGAAAAACTTCCTTGACCAATTGGGTAGATCAAGAAAACAGCAGTAGCAGCTGCAACAGGAGCTGAATATGCAACAGCAATCCAAGGACGCATACCCAGACGGAAACTAAGTTCCCACTCACGACCCATATAACAAGCTACACCAAGTAAAAAGTGTAGAACAATTAGTTCATAAGGACCACCGTTGTATAGCCATTCATCAACGGATGCAGCTTCCCAGATCGGGTAAAAATGCAAACCAATAGCTGCAGAAGTAGGAATAATGGCACCTGAAATAATATTGTTTCCGTAAAGAAGAGATCCAGAAACAGGTTCACGAATACCATCAATATCTACTGGAGGAGCAGCAATGAATGCGATAATAAAAACGGAAGTTGCGGTCAATAAGGTAGGGatcatcaaaacaccaaaccaTCCAATGTAAAGACGGTTTTCAGTACTAGTTATCCAGTTACAGAAGCGACCCCATAGGCTTTCGCTTTCGCGTCTCTCTAAAATTGCAGTCATGGTAAAATCCTTGGTTTATTTAATCATCAGGGACTCCCAAGCACACaaattctctaaaactataagtAGATAATTGAGAGCTTGTTATTGAACAGTATAACATGACTTATATAGCCATGTCAACCAATGTAAAACGGCTAAGATCCTTTTAGTTTAGattcataataatttttttatcgagGAGAGAAATTATAAACGAATCtatatacatagaaatataatttctctatgaatattatttcaaaatcatatgaatatgatcCATAGTGGGTTGCCCGGGACTCGAACCCGGAACTAGTCGGATGGAGTAGATAATTTCCttgttaaaatgaaaaaaaagtaaaaaacccCTCCCCAAACCGTGCTTGCATTTTTCATTGCACACAGCTTTCTCTATGTATACATAGAAAACTCAgtttctttgtttccttataaATAGGACTGCGAATTCAATACTCAGTAAATTTCATCTTAGTCTTACTGTATGAACAtttaataatagaaataaatgacttttgataatacaaaataatttatttttttgttatctccGCATTCCGTTTACGTTctgataaattttgatttaatttatggAGCCTCAGAACCCCATTATTCATGATTGACTAAATCATTAAGATAAAGAATATCCAAATACCAAACCCGCACTCGATATAATCTTTTAGAAGCATAATCACTTCTTGGGAAGATTAAAGAAAGAACTTGGTCTTCCCCCGTAAGGAATTCTTCTAATAAACCCGAGCCCAACCTTTTTAAAAAAGCGCGTACAGTACTTTTGTGTTTACGAGCCAAAGTTTTAACACAACAAAGAcgaagtatatattttattcgaTACAAATTCTTTTTGTTTGAAGATCCGCTGTAATAATGCGAAATATTTCTGCATATACGCACAAATCGGTTGAGAATATCAGAATCTGATGAATCCGTCCAGGTCGCTTTACTAATCGGATGCCCTAATACATTACAAAATTTATCTTTAGCCAACGACCCAATAATAGAAGAAATTGGAATGTTGCTATCCAATTTTATTCGAACATTATCTATTAGAAATGAGTTTTCTAGCATTTGACTACGTACCACTAAAGGGTTTAGTCGCAAACTTGATAGATAACCCAGAAATTCTAAATTATCTTTAgataattgatttatattaacCTTTTGCGATTGAAACCATACGGAAAAATAACATTgccataaattaacaaaataatatttccatttattCATCAGAAGTGGCGTATCCTTTGTTGCCAGAATGTATTTTCCATGATATCTAACATAATGTAGGAAAGGATCCTTGAGCAACCCTAAGAGCGCCgaaaaattattaacaaagacttttaaaaaatgttgtatttttCCATAGAATAAAATTCGCTCAAAAAAGACGTCATAAGATGTCGATCGTAAATGAGAAGACTGCTTgcgtagaaa
This region includes:
- the LOC125605008 gene encoding photosystem II protein D1, with the translated sequence MTAILERRESESLWGRFCNWITSTENRLYIGWFGVLMIPTLLTATSVFIIAFIAAPPVDIDGIREPVSGSLLYGNNIISGAIIPTSAAIGLHFYPIWEAASVDEWLYNGGPYELIVLHFLLGVACYMGREWELSFRLGMRPWIAVAYSAPVAAATAVFLIYPIGQGSFSDGMPLGISGTFNFMIVFQAEHNILMHPFHMLGVAGVFGGSLFSAMHGSLVTSSLIRETTENESANEGYRFGQEEETYNIVAAHGYFGRLIFQYASFNNSRSLHFFLAAWPVVGIWFTALGISTMAFNLNGFNFNQSVVDSQGRVINTWADIINRANLGMEVMHERNAHNFPLDLAAVEAPSING